The following DNA comes from Chitinophaga nivalis.
TTATCCCGCGAGCTGTTCGACAAAGGCATCGTATACCCCGATGATATATTGCCGCCAACCGGCTATGAAGCTTACCTGTTACAATTACTACATAAAAATATCAGCCAGGCCGATTTCAACCGGGAAGTAACCCGGCTGGAAAACAATAATACCAACTGGTTCAATGTATTATTCCGTAATGCGGTATCCAACAATACGCATGTGAGTTTGCAAGGAGGCGACAAATACCTGCACTGGTATGCCTCCCTGGGGCATACTGCAGAAAACGGCAATGCCATCCGCAATGATATGCGCCGCCTTACCACTGCTTTTCAGGCCACGGTAAAACCCTGGTCATTCCTGGAAGCCCGCATCAACCTGCAAACGGCCACCTATCGTATCCATGGTTTCTACGATGGCTTAAACCCCTATGAATACGCCTGGAATACCAACCGCGTCATCAGTCCTGACGAATTTTACTATGCCAGTATGGGCACCGCTTATAAACCGGCTGAATTCACCTTTGGCAAACAACCACTCCGCTTTAATTTTCTGCATGAACTGAATCATACCGGTAATGTCAGCAACAGCAATTCCGTAAATTCTTCGATACTGATCAAGGCAAAAATTACCCGATGGCTGCGTTGGGAATCGCTGTATGCTTTTGGCTATGACGCCACCATCAACCGGCGGCATGCCGATGCACAGGCTTTTGCCACCGCACTTTTACGGGGCGCCAACTACGAAGCAGTACCCGGCAGCGATACACCGGTAGCAGATTATCTCATCCGGCAGGTAGATTCGGTCCGGAAAAAAAGCAGTACCTGGCGCAACACCCTGTACTTCCATTTCCCGGCAGGTGGTGGCCGGCATGATATCGACATCATGGCGGGTACTGAAATGCGCACCAACTTATACGAGGGCTTATCGTACAATGCCAAAAAAGCTATCACCGACAGTATACTCAGTAATAACGTCAACTCCGTTTTTAATTTTCTTTCATTTTATGGGAGTATCGCCTATGCTTACCGCCGGAAATATATGGTGAGCGTACATGCGCGTACCGATGCCTCCAACCGTTTTGCCACCGGCTCGCCGTATCGGCTGAATCCTGTATGGTCTGCGGGGTTGCGCTGGAATATGTCGCAGGAACCCTGGCTGCGTACACAACACTGGCTTAGTCAGCTGGCCTGGAAATTTTCATTCGGCTATCAGGGCAATACCGTGGAATCCATCTCTCCACACCTGGTGGCTACTAATGTTAATCCTTCCTTTGACCCCTATACCGGCCAATATTACCTGGGTATCAAAAACCTGCCTTATACAGACCTTCGCTGGGAAAGAACACGCAGTATCAATGCAGGTGTGGACATGGGTTTCTTCAGCAACCGGTTCCGGGTGCAGCTCGACTATTATCAAAAAATCACGGCCGACGTTATCCTGAAACAACAGGTACCCGAAGAATATGGGCTGCCGGATTCTTTTGTCAATGGCGGGGAAATCTATAACCGGGGCTGGGAGCTACTCGTCAACTGGGTACCGGTACAACGTAAAAATATCACCTGGGAATGGCAGCTGATACTGGCCCGTAACGATAATGAAGTACGCAACACCCGTTCAGATGCCCGGGTCGTATCGCTGGTCAACGGCAACGCCATCGTCAATGGTAAACCGGTGGGCGGGCTGTGGTCCTTTCCTTATGCCGGCTTGTCCCCCCGGGATGGGCAGCCGCTCTTTCGTTATCTCGACGTGGATATTGACCGGGAAAGGTTACTGCATGGCAAACCTACCAGCTACCTGGTGTACAGCGGTAATACCGAGCCTGTTTTTTCCGGCGGCATCAACACACAGCTGCAATACGGCCGCTGGTCGCTGGCTGGCAGCTTCACCGCCCAGCTGGGCTATATCATCCGGCTTAATCCGCTGATGCAGGGAGCTTCCGCCGGATATGCCCGGCCACCGGCCCCCGACCGGAATGTAGACCGCCAGCTGGCTGACCGCTGGCAACATCCCGGTGATGAAAAATGGACAACGGTGCCCTCTATCTATTCGTTCCAGTATTATCCTTTCGTGTATTCGGTAGGAAAATATTTCGGCGACCTGTCACTGAGTAAAGACGGTACCAATTTATACCCTTATGATCTCTATAATTATAGTGACCAGATAACAGTAAATGGCAGCCATTTGCGTTGTAACTATATCACGGTGGGCTATGAACTGGTACCTAAAAATACTTCCTGGTTTAAATCGATTCGCAGCGCAAGGCTTTCTGTCAGTGTTAACAACCCGTTTCTGATAGCAGATAAAAGATTAAAAGGACAGGATCCGGAGATACAACGGATGTCGGTTACCGAAAATACCACGGCACTGCCCCGCTACCGGAGCTATGTTATGAGTATCAACGTACAGTTGTAACCGGCAGCGGCATCATTCACACATCATATAACTGTTACCATAACATGCTAAAGCTTTCTTCATATTATTTGTTGGGATGCCTGCTTATTTTTACCGGCTGCCGCAAATTCCTGGAAAAAAATCCGCAGGATGAATTTGTGCCGGCAACCGTTAATGACCTGCGGAAGATATTGGCGCAGGAAGGGTATCCGGCCGCCAACCGTTCGCTGCATCCCTATGTATGCCTGCTCGATGATGATATCAAATGTGTAGGGGAAGATATGGATGCCGGCAAATGGAAACAGGGCAAATCCGCTTTTACCTGGAGCAAAACCATGTACAGCGAAATGCAACTCAGCGGCGACAGCGATACCGACAGCTATGCCAAATACTACCAGCGAATCAAAGGCTGCAACGTGGTACTCGACAATATTCCCCTGGTACAGGGCTCCACAGCCGATAAAAATCAGCTGACAGCAGAAGCGCAGGTACTCCGGGCTTACTATTACCTGATGCTGGTCAACCTCTACGGCCGCCCCTATAACGACCGGCAATGTTCTCCCGATCAGTCGCCGGGGGTGCCGCTGGTGTTATCCGGCAAAGTAGCAGATGCCTGCCTCCATCGCAATACGGTGGCAGAAGTGTATGCACAGATCACCCGGGACATTACCAACGGATGCGCCTTACTGGAAGCCTGCAGCAATACTGCCGGTATATTTTGTATCGGGAGACAGGCCGCCTGGCTGCTCGCCGGCCGGATCTTCCTCTATATGGAAAACTGGGATCAGGTGATCCGGTACAACAACAAACTGCTGGCAGAAAGAAGTCAGCTGGAAAACATGCGCTACTGGGCCATTAAAAGATCGCCGGTCGATTCCCAGCAATGTTTTCTGAATCCGGGTAACAAGGAAGTCCTCTTTTTATTTGGCTCCGTGAAAGAATATAATTTACTGGAGATAAATCAAATGGGGCGCGCTCCCTATTATTACGCCACAGATGAACTGACGGCACTCTATGAAAAAGGGGATCTCCGGGCAGATGTTTACCTGAATATCTGGAAGATCACCGGCGCCTTCTCCAAGGTGAACAGCCAGGCACATATGGGTAAATCCTTCCGGCTCTCCGAAGCCTACCTGAACCGGGCAGAAGCCGCCAGCAGGGCCTATGCCCTCAATGGTAACCGCGCCTTACTGGACCAGGCGATCCATGACCTTAATACCCTGCGGCAGGCACGCTTCAACACCACTTATTATGAGCCACTCACAGCTGCCGGTTTCCTGCATCAGCCAAAGAAAATATTGCAGTACTGCCTCGAAGAACGCCGCCGGGAACTGTGCTTTGAAGAACACCGCTGGTTTGACCTGCGCCGGTATGGTATGCCGGCTATTACCCATTTCTATTACCAGGAAAAAAACAGACAACCCCTGGCCTATCATCTGTCAGAAAAAAATCCGCGGTATGTATTACCGATTCCTGATATGGCACTGGCCAGAAATCCTTCCCTGGAACAAAATCCTTAAATCATGACCGGCTCCATCAGATTATACCTGGCCTTGTTGTTCGCCTGCCTGTGCACTACCTGTAAAAAAGAACAGGCTGCCTTGTCGCCGACGCCTAAAGATTCGCTCTTCTATCCCTTACCACAGGGCAACCAGGCCTATGACCGGCAGATCATGCAATGGTACCGTACCTATGGTACCTATGTGCTTTACCGTTACAGTAAAAAAGATTATCAATATGGTTTCACCGGCATTTATCCGGATGCCATCATCGTTCAAACGGCCGACACCACTGCCTTGCCGGCAGCCGTTGATTTTTTGCAACGATATTGGTTTGATGATTATCCGGTTGATTTTCTGCGGAAATTCCTGCCGTTTAAAATACTGCTCGCCGGTACCATCATGGCATCTTCCGATGGCGCCGATACCACCGATACCCCTATTACCTCTCCATTCTATGGATTGGATTACATTGTTGTGCCGCAGATAGATGCCCGGTTTCCAAAACTATCTGCCAGCCGGAAGCAGGCTTTGAGAACAGCCCTCCACATCACCTTTCTGCAATCTCTTTTTTTCAGTGTGGATGGCTTCACCCCACCGAAGCTCACGCCCCCACCGGCCTTCTTTGACATCAGCCGTTATCAGGAAACCAACCTGACTCCCGCCAACAAATACCAGTACGGCTATCTTTATCTGGATAAGGACAACGGGCAATGGACAGCACCCGTCAAAGACATGGATTTTATGTATTTTCTGTATACCGTAGTGAGTACGCCCGGCCCCGTGCTGGAGGCCACCTTGCTTTCACCACATACAGATAAAAATGGATTGATCCGGAAAAAATATGCTTGCCTGCTGGCTTATTTCAAAAACCAGTTCCATATTGATCTGCAACAAATCGGTAATCAATCCGCATAATACAGGGGGAGAGCGGAGAATGCGCAGCAGCGGCAATTTATAATTTTATTAAACAATTGAAGATCGCTAACTGTTGCATATATATGAAAACACAGCATTTTCCCGCAACTGAAAGAGGCCTCAAAGATGCAGGCTGGCTGAAAAGCAACTTTTGTTTCAGTTTCAGCGATTATTACCATCCGATGCGGAGTGCCTTTGGTACGCTCATTGCCTTCAATGATGATTTCGTTGCTCCCGGTAAAGGTTTTGGTATTCATCCGCATGTAAATACAGAAATCATTTCTGTATTGCTGAAAGGTAAAATGAACCATAAAGATACGCTGGGCTACAGTACCAAAATAGAAGCAGAATCCGTACAAATCATGAGTGCCGGCAGTGGCTTAAGGCATGAAGAGTACAACATCGGCGACGGCGAAGTCAATTTTCTGCAGATATGGATTGTACCGAAACTCCAGAATATCCATCCCCGTTACCAGCAACGGAGCTTCCCCAAAGAAAAAAGAAAAAACCGGCTGACTACCATCGTGTCTCATGAAGAAGGTACGGATCATTGCTGGATTAATCAGAACACCAAACTATCGCTGGGCTATTATGAGCATCCGCAACATATCCGATATACGCTGAATCCGCTAAACAAATGTCTGTTTATTTTTTCCATCGCCGGCAACCTCAAAGTACAGGATCAGGTGCTGCAGGAGCGGGATGCCATCGGCGTCTGGGAAGCCGCCGACATTTCGTTGCAATGCAGTGAACAGGCTGAATTCCTGATCATTGAAACGCCCGTAAATCAGAAATAATTCCTGTAGGTGTATTGACCCGCTTTTGTTATCTCCCTTAAAAAAACCGGTTATGTGGCCCCCCGCTCTTCTCTGGATACTCCGGAAACTGTTTGCTGAATTTATAACTCCATCTGTTAAATACGGTTCGGAATCATTAAATTTATACAACTGCCAATTAACGAATAACACTGACTATTTATGGGTACCGGCAACTTTAGTAATAACATCGGCTTTGAAGTACTTTTTAATCATGCTGCCATTGGCATATTGGTGGCGGATAGCAATCATCGGATTTTGATGGCCAACCCATTCCTGTTGCAGCAACTGGGCTATGCAAAAGAAGAAGTGAACCAGCTGCAACAGTCGCAGCTTATCCGGCATAGCCTCGAAGAACATTTTGCCATCCGGAAAGATGGTTCTGTATTTCCCGTAGAAATCAACGGCAGTACCCATCATAATGCCGACGGCCATTTTACCATTACCTATGTGACCGATATTTCCGACCGCAGGACTTCTGAGAATACCCGCAAGGAACTACAGATCAAGATGCAGGAAGCCGCGATTAAAGATGGCAGTCTGCAACGGATGAACAGTTTTCTCAACAGCCTGTGGAACAATACCGGCGCGATGATCATTGTGATTAATCCCGAAGGATATATCCAATGGTTTAATCCGGCAGCGGAAAGAATACTGGGCTATAAGGCCGGAGAAGTGATTGATGTATATACCCCGATGATCCTGCATGATAAACAGGAAGTGACCCAGCGGGCAGAAGAATTTTCCCGGCAGCTGGACCAGCCCGTAGAACCGGGATTAGAAACCCTAACGATCAAGGCTAAACTGAATCTGCTCAATGAGCATGAATGGCATTACTATCGTAAAGATGGCAGCAGTTTACCCGTATCCCTGACTGTTTCTGCGATCCGGGAGGCCGGGGTCATTACCGGTTATATTGGCATTGCCATTGACATGTCGGAAAGAAAACAGGCCGAAACCGAACTCAGAAGCGCCCTGGAAAAAGAAAGGGATCTCAATGAGCTGAAGTCGAGGTTTGTATCCCTGGCGTCCCATGAATTCCGGACACCATTAAGCGCTATTTTATCTTCCACCTATCTGATATCAAAATATGAAACCACCCATGATCAACCCAAACGGACCAAACATATCCAACGGATTATTTCATCTGTCAACATGCTGACAGACATCCTGAATGATTTCCTTTCTGTAGGCCGCATTGAAGAAGGCCGGATACAGGTACGTATCACTACCTTTGATATCGGCAAACACGTAGGAACGATCATCAATGAAATGGAAGGACTGAAAAAACCACTGCAAAACATCTATTACGCCCACCACGGTATTGCGCAGGCATACCTTGATCCCACACTACTCAAACATATTGTTATGAACCTCGTTTCCAACGCGATAAAATTTTCACCGGAAGAATCGGTGATCTCTGTACGCACGCAATGTGACCAGGAATACTTTGAATTATCAGTAAAAGACAAAGGCATCGGTATTACGGAAGAAGACCGGGTACACCTGTTCGAACGTTTCTTCCGGGGCAATAATGTCGCCAATGTACAGGGCACTGGTTTGGGTTTGCATATTGTGGCCAAATATGCAGAACTGATGAATGGTACCGTCACCTGTCATAGTCAGCCTGGCAAAGGCACCGAATTTCTGGTGTCTGTTCCTGTACCTCAAAACTAAATGCCAATGCAAACAATACTGCTGATAGAAGACAATACCGATATCCGCGAAAACATGGCAGAAATACTGGAGCTGGCCAACTACAGGGTGATTACCGCCAGCAATGGCAAAGAAGGCGTGGCATTGGCGCTGGATGCATTACCGGACCTCATTGTATGCGATATTATGATGCCGGTACTGGATGGTTACGGTGTACTGCACATGTTACATAAAAACAAAGCCCTGCAGGGTACGCCCTTTATTTTCCTCACGGCCCGCGCAGAACGGGCAGATATCCGGCGAGGCATGGAGCTGGGCGCCGATGATTATATCACCAAACCGTTTGAAGGCACGGAGTTGCTGAGTGCCATCGAAAGCCGCCTGAAAAGATGCGCTGAAATAAAACAGGAAAATATAACGGGACTGCCGGGACTGGACATGTTGTTATCCAATGCTTCCGGACACGACCTGCTGGCAGACCTGAAAGAAAACCGGCATGTAAACCATTACCAGAAAAAGCAGAATATCTACATGGCGGGCAACCGCCCGGATTCTTTATACTACCTGCTGCAGGGAAAAGTGAAAACGTATAAACGCAATGATGACGGCAAAGAGCTGATCATTGGTTTATATAATGAAGGAGATTTTCTGGGTTATAATGCCTTACTGGAAGGGGCCGTGTATAAAGAGTATGCAGAGGCCCTGGAAGATACTTCCCTGGCGGTGATACCTTATCAGGATTTTGAATTGCTGATTGGCAGCAACCCGGAAGTGCTGAATAAATTTGTGCAGTTACTGGCGCGGCATATGACCGAAAAGGAGCAGCAGCTGATAGGTCTTGCCTATAACTCGCTGCGAAAAAAAGTAGCGGAAGCATTGCTGACGCTCGATAAAAAATACAATGCGGCCGGCAACGAATCCTTTGGTATTGATATCAGCCGGGAGAACCTGGCTGCGGTGGCAGGTGTAGCGAAAGAGTCGCTGATCCGCACCTTGGGCGATTTCCGGGATGATGCGCTCATTACCGTCAAGGACGGACATATCACGTTGTTGTCGCGACAGAAGCTGGCCGATATGATTAATTGATGTCAGCGGTTTTCGGCGCCGAGGAAAGCGAAGAAAGAGGCTTTCATCCGATCGAATTCCATGACCATCAGTTGTACATCTTCGAACAGGTTTTCATACTCGTACGGCGACTGCTGTCTGATAGCAGGCAGGCGATTCAGCCAGTCCATTTGTTCCCGTATTTCGTGACGCAGCAGTACCAGTGCTTCTTCCTTATGCAGCATACTGGACTGAAACGTTTCGGCACTTTCCAGGAAAGTATTACTGGCAGGATGCTTCAATGCTTCCGCAAGCCGGTTAATCAGCAATGAATTATCCTGCCGTAATGTTTCCAGTAGTTTTAACCAGGAACGGCAGTGTTGTATCTTCTCCGGATCTTTTATCTCATCATTCTCCTGTCTGTACATAAGCATAAGATACTAGTTATAATATATCTGCCGTCCTTCCTGTCTTTTACTGTCTTCCCATTTGTCGAGCAATCCGATGAGCTGGCGTTGCTCTCCTGTCAGTTGCCGGATACCGCTGATCAGTTCTTTCAGTGCATCAACGTCGCAGCTGGCCGGAAACCCATAGGCATTATCCACGCAGGTTTGCAGGTATGCGATCACAGCGCGGCTATGAGAGATAAATTCCTTGATCAGGCGTTGTACTTTGAAATGTTGCGGACTACCCGGTTCTTTGCCGGGCATATCAGCCGTTTTCTTTTTCAGTACCGGTTTCATTTCCTGGTGCAGGTTTTCCAGCACCACAGACTGATAGATGTTGATTTCCCGGTAATAGTAAAGCATGGTGTCATTGAACTCCGGTGTCAGATCCGGGCAAGCCTTGATTTCTTCTTTACTTTCCCGGTAAAGGGCTTCCATCCTTTTAATGACGGCAACAAGCTGCGGAATGGCTGTATCCATAATTTTACGGTCTATTTCACTGGCAAAGTGCCCGTTGAAATCGTAGACATGCCGCTGTTGTTCCAGTACGGTCTTTACGCCCGAACGTGGGCTGTACTGCTTAAAAATAAAATTGCCGGACTGGCGTAAGCGTTTAAATGGGTGAAAGAGAAATCCTTCACAAAATTTGCGCTGTAAAGAGGTGGAAAAAATACCCGTAAACATATCACATTAATTTAAGGTTGGTAAACAACACCCAGCCCGGAGATGGCAGTGAACTGCATATTTAGACCGGACATTCCCGTTGTTGTTACTGAATTGTTCACTCAGAATTTTATCAGCACAAAATTACGGGCAGCTCCACTTCCCGGCAATGACGTTGCTTAATACCCCTTATGATTGTCGTCAGCTATACAGATGATGACCGTCATCGAAAATAAATTTTTAAATAAGCAATCATTCACTTATTTTTGCGGCCATGAGAGTAAGAGATGAAAGTAAAATTCAGGCTATTACGGCGAAAGCCATCGAAATGGTTGCCAATGATGGTCTGGAAAACCTGGGAATTAACAGGCTGGCAAAAGCAGCCGGTGTATCTCCGGCTACTATTTACATCTATTACAAAGACAAAGATGATTTGCTGACCCGTATCAGTGAAGAAGAAGGATTGAAAATGTGTTACTCGAGTCTGGATGGCTTTGATCCGGAAATGAGATTTGCCGAAGGCCTGTGGATACAGTGGAAAAACCGCGCGAAGTATTCCATGAACAATTACCAGGCCGCCCAGTTTTTTGATCAGCTGCGGAACTCTCCCTACAAGGAAACCATGCTCCGATCTGTAGCAGATGCTTTCAGGAAACCGATAACAATCTATCTGACGAATGCATTTAACCGCGGAGAAATTAATCAGATGTCTATGGAAGTATACTGGTCTATCGCTTTTGCACCTTTGTATTCCCTGATCAGATTTCACCACGATAAACACAATATCGGCGGAGATCCTTTTACATTGACCGAAGATGTGATGAAACAGACATTTGATTATGTTATTAAGGCTTTATTAAAATAGCCTTTTTTTTAGACCAATTCAGTAAATGAATGCTCATTTATAGCTTTATGGAAATACCAGCACATATCCTTATTTTTAAAACGAACATTGCCACCCCGCATGATCTGCAAAAAGTGAAACCAGTGTTGGATACCCAACAACAGATCATACAATGGACCATCGATCAGACGGATGTTGATTGTGTACTCCGGGTTGTTTCCCATCATTTTTCCTACAATAGTATTATTCACCTGATTACTGAAACAGGTTATGCCTGCATGGAACTTCCTGACTAAAACGGAAACTGTTTTTTTCACACTTAAAATCCCCTTACGACTAACGCTTATTTTATGAAAGACAAAGTCATTTTTTCGCCATACCAATACACGATTATTGCGTTGCTGGCACTCACACAATTTACAGTCGTACTGGACTTTATGGTCATGTCGCCATTGGGTGATGTATTGATGAAATCCATGCACATCGCACCGGCTCAATTCGGACTCGTAGTATCCGCCTATGCATTCAGCGCCGGCCTTTCCGGATTACTCACTGCCGGTTTTGCAGATCGTTTCGACCGGAAGAAATTACTGTTGTTTTTTTACGGGGGTTTCATTCTCGGTACTTTAAGCTGTGGATTTGCCCACACCTATCCTTTGCTGGTAGCGGCCCGTATTATTACCGGTTTATTCGGCGGCGTGATCGGCTCCATTTCCATGGCTATCGTAGCCGACCTGTTTGTGATTACACAACGCGGGCGGGTAATGGGTTACATGCAAATGGGATTCGGCGCCAGCCAGGTACTGGGTATCCCTATTGGCTTATACCTGGCCAATCTCTGGGGATGGGAATCACCCTTTTTTATGATCGTAGGCATTGCCCTCATCATCATGTTAATGCTCGCTGTAAAATTACAACCGATCACAGCACACCTGGCTTGGCAACACGATAAAAGCGCCTTTATCCACCTGTTGCATACCATCCGGAAAAAGAACTACCGCATTGGTTTTGCCGCTACTGCATTATTATCGCTTGGTGGCTTTATGATGATGCCATTTGGTAGCGCCTTCGCGATCAACAACCTGCACATCACTTCACATCAGCTACCATTGTTATTCATGATAACCGGAGTGGCCACCTTATTCGTCATGCCGATAGCCGGCCGCCTGAGCGACCGGATGGACAAGTTTCGGTTGTTTGCCTTCTCGTCCTTGTTCATGTTGATTGTGATCGTGTATTATACGCACCTGGGACCACATCCGGTGTGGTATATCATGTTCCTCAATATACTGATGATGGCAGGTATTATGGGACGTATGATTCCGGCGACTACCCTGGTCACCGCGGTACCTGAAATGCAGGACAGAGGCGCTTTTATGAGCATCAACTCTTCCTTGCAGCAAATTGCCGGCGGCATTGCCGCTGCCTTTGCAGGACTGATTGTTGTACAGAAAGATGAGTTCAGCCCACTGCAGCATTATGATATCGTAGGATGGATCATTGTAGGTATTACCATGATTGCCCTTGTGATGATATTCCGGGTGAACCAACTGGTGAAAGTGGCTGCGCCCCCCTCCGCAGCCACTACCCCGGATGATCCGTTAGCTGTGAAAGCCAGCTAAACGCCATCCGTTTAAAGCATACCGCCGTACACATTTTTCAGGAGTATATCCGTAAAAAATGTGTACGGCTTTTTTATGGCTGTATACCGGGATGATAATTCATACAGCGGAATACCAGAAACTTCCGTACCACCCGTCCCTGCATGGTAACGATAATAGGCGGCAACGGTTGTATACTGCTGAAGTAGGGTTGCAACGCGGTAATATCCGCCTGTTCATCCGTATCATCTGTTACATCCGTTAAAGAATTAATGAAGATGGCATTACTACCTTTCAGGGTTTGCAGATTGGTACCAATGAAATCAAACTGTAAGGCGCGCTGCCCGATAATGTTACGGGAATACACCATCTCTCCGAGATAGAGATGCAGCATCGCACTCGTTTTATAATCATCTGCAGAAAAAATAAAATCATCAGGATATTGCGTGCGCAATACTTTTGCCTGACGGCCCAATCCATCCCATCCGATCATGGTATCATCCGA
Coding sequences within:
- a CDS encoding pirin family protein, giving the protein MKTQHFPATERGLKDAGWLKSNFCFSFSDYYHPMRSAFGTLIAFNDDFVAPGKGFGIHPHVNTEIISVLLKGKMNHKDTLGYSTKIEAESVQIMSAGSGLRHEEYNIGDGEVNFLQIWIVPKLQNIHPRYQQRSFPKEKRKNRLTTIVSHEEGTDHCWINQNTKLSLGYYEHPQHIRYTLNPLNKCLFIFSIAGNLKVQDQVLQERDAIGVWEAADISLQCSEQAEFLIIETPVNQK
- a CDS encoding SusC/RagA family TonB-linked outer membrane protein, which codes for MTVNLLHTNTSGMAAPATSRCKTLHLLLPGAVLPAWLCLLYTLLYPVVTIAQTQPATRVSVHLHQVSLDKLIQELRRQVDFQFIYSNTTQPPPGNISIDLDQVSLFTLLDKALEKTGWEYHLEKKLIIIRPAATPPTTADSSNAVPLPVIALSGTVTDPDGTPLPFVSITLPKRHKGTFTNEQGAYSLQGAPGDLLAITCVGYESRHLRITTGMPTNISLNKNRQTIPEVIVTGYQQLKSQEMTGAVYTTTGAALRTPGINRIDQAIQGRIPGASVQFSSGGVGTAPKIRIRGTTTLLGDREPLWVIDGVVRESPFPHKTGTETDMLSVADRAAMQAGLSVFGNGITGLNPDDIADITVLKDAAATAIYGTRAGNGVIVITTHSGKSGPLRIQVRNDITVTDKPSYRHMNRMNATERIALSRELFDKGIVYPDDILPPTGYEAYLLQLLHKNISQADFNREVTRLENNNTNWFNVLFRNAVSNNTHVSLQGGDKYLHWYASLGHTAENGNAIRNDMRRLTTAFQATVKPWSFLEARINLQTATYRIHGFYDGLNPYEYAWNTNRVISPDEFYYASMGTAYKPAEFTFGKQPLRFNFLHELNHTGNVSNSNSVNSSILIKAKITRWLRWESLYAFGYDATINRRHADAQAFATALLRGANYEAVPGSDTPVADYLIRQVDSVRKKSSTWRNTLYFHFPAGGGRHDIDIMAGTEMRTNLYEGLSYNAKKAITDSILSNNVNSVFNFLSFYGSIAYAYRRKYMVSVHARTDASNRFATGSPYRLNPVWSAGLRWNMSQEPWLRTQHWLSQLAWKFSFGYQGNTVESISPHLVATNVNPSFDPYTGQYYLGIKNLPYTDLRWERTRSINAGVDMGFFSNRFRVQLDYYQKITADVILKQQVPEEYGLPDSFVNGGEIYNRGWELLVNWVPVQRKNITWEWQLILARNDNEVRNTRSDARVVSLVNGNAIVNGKPVGGLWSFPYAGLSPRDGQPLFRYLDVDIDRERLLHGKPTSYLVYSGNTEPVFSGGINTQLQYGRWSLAGSFTAQLGYIIRLNPLMQGASAGYARPPAPDRNVDRQLADRWQHPGDEKWTTVPSIYSFQYYPFVYSVGKYFGDLSLSKDGTNLYPYDLYNYSDQITVNGSHLRCNYITVGYELVPKNTSWFKSIRSARLSVSVNNPFLIADKRLKGQDPEIQRMSVTENTTALPRYRSYVMSINVQL
- a CDS encoding TetR/AcrR family transcriptional regulator, whose protein sequence is MRVRDESKIQAITAKAIEMVANDGLENLGINRLAKAAGVSPATIYIYYKDKDDLLTRISEEEGLKMCYSSLDGFDPEMRFAEGLWIQWKNRAKYSMNNYQAAQFFDQLRNSPYKETMLRSVADAFRKPITIYLTNAFNRGEINQMSMEVYWSIAFAPLYSLIRFHHDKHNIGGDPFTLTEDVMKQTFDYVIKALLK
- a CDS encoding sensor histidine kinase, which produces MGTGNFSNNIGFEVLFNHAAIGILVADSNHRILMANPFLLQQLGYAKEEVNQLQQSQLIRHSLEEHFAIRKDGSVFPVEINGSTHHNADGHFTITYVTDISDRRTSENTRKELQIKMQEAAIKDGSLQRMNSFLNSLWNNTGAMIIVINPEGYIQWFNPAAERILGYKAGEVIDVYTPMILHDKQEVTQRAEEFSRQLDQPVEPGLETLTIKAKLNLLNEHEWHYYRKDGSSLPVSLTVSAIREAGVITGYIGIAIDMSERKQAETELRSALEKERDLNELKSRFVSLASHEFRTPLSAILSSTYLISKYETTHDQPKRTKHIQRIISSVNMLTDILNDFLSVGRIEEGRIQVRITTFDIGKHVGTIINEMEGLKKPLQNIYYAHHGIAQAYLDPTLLKHIVMNLVSNAIKFSPEESVISVRTQCDQEYFELSVKDKGIGITEEDRVHLFERFFRGNNVANVQGTGLGLHIVAKYAELMNGTVTCHSQPGKGTEFLVSVPVPQN
- a CDS encoding RagB/SusD family nutrient uptake outer membrane protein — encoded protein: MLKLSSYYLLGCLLIFTGCRKFLEKNPQDEFVPATVNDLRKILAQEGYPAANRSLHPYVCLLDDDIKCVGEDMDAGKWKQGKSAFTWSKTMYSEMQLSGDSDTDSYAKYYQRIKGCNVVLDNIPLVQGSTADKNQLTAEAQVLRAYYYLMLVNLYGRPYNDRQCSPDQSPGVPLVLSGKVADACLHRNTVAEVYAQITRDITNGCALLEACSNTAGIFCIGRQAAWLLAGRIFLYMENWDQVIRYNNKLLAERSQLENMRYWAIKRSPVDSQQCFLNPGNKEVLFLFGSVKEYNLLEINQMGRAPYYYATDELTALYEKGDLRADVYLNIWKITGAFSKVNSQAHMGKSFRLSEAYLNRAEAASRAYALNGNRALLDQAIHDLNTLRQARFNTTYYEPLTAAGFLHQPKKILQYCLEERRRELCFEEHRWFDLRRYGMPAITHFYYQEKNRQPLAYHLSEKNPRYVLPIPDMALARNPSLEQNP
- a CDS encoding response regulator, coding for MQTILLIEDNTDIRENMAEILELANYRVITASNGKEGVALALDALPDLIVCDIMMPVLDGYGVLHMLHKNKALQGTPFIFLTARAERADIRRGMELGADDYITKPFEGTELLSAIESRLKRCAEIKQENITGLPGLDMLLSNASGHDLLADLKENRHVNHYQKKQNIYMAGNRPDSLYYLLQGKVKTYKRNDDGKELIIGLYNEGDFLGYNALLEGAVYKEYAEALEDTSLAVIPYQDFELLIGSNPEVLNKFVQLLARHMTEKEQQLIGLAYNSLRKKVAEALLTLDKKYNAAGNESFGIDISRENLAAVAGVAKESLIRTLGDFRDDALITVKDGHITLLSRQKLADMIN